The Deinococcus reticulitermitis sequence GAAGCGGCTGGGCGTCAGGGGAAGCCGCAGTCCGGGAGCGTCCTTCACCAGCGGCGACCACCCCGGCAGGGCCTGGGCCGCCACCTGAAAGCGTGTCGGGGACGACTCCAGCCCCAGCACCCGCAGCAGCGCCCTGTGCACCCGCGCGGCGCCTGGCCCCGCCGCTCCCGGCAGCGTGACTCGCGCGGCGCCGGGGTTCAGGTCCACCTGGGCCCAGCCCGGCCCATCTATACAGTCCGGCCCATTGCCGAGGTCGAGGCTGAACGTCAGGCGCTGGCCCTCGACGCGGGCCGTGCTGGCGTGTGGGTCGCGGCCCAGGTCGAGCAGCACGCGGCGGGCAGGGTAATCGCCGGGCAGGGTGAGGCGGAACTGCGCCGAGTCGGGCAGCGAGCGGTAGGCGTGCGGCGTGAGGGCACTCAGGCGCCGGAACTGCGCCCCGAAGGTGGACAGGCTGCCGAACCCCACCTCGAACGCGATCCCGGCGATGGTCCGCTCAGGCTCGGCGAGCAGCAGCGCCCGCGCCTCCTCCACGCGGCGCCGGGCGAGCCACTCGGCGGGAGTCTGGTGAAAATGCTCGCGGAACAGCTCGTGCAGCTTGCTCGGGCCGACCTTCAGCGCCCGCGCGAGCTCTCCCACGCTGGGCCAGTCGCTCACCGGGCGCCCAGACAGGACACTCAGCCGCTCCTCGTCGGGAAATCTTCCGGCATAGCACTCGTCCGGGCGGCAGCGCCGGCAGGCGCGCAGGCCGGCGGCGAGCGCCTCGCGCGGGCCGGGGTAGAACTCCACGTTCTGCGGCTTGGGCTTGCGGGCGCGGCACGACGGCAGGCAGTAGATGCCGGTACTGACGACGCCGGTGATGAATATGCCGTCGTACGCCGGGTCGGCGGCGAACATCCGGTCGAGCATCTGGGCGCGGGTCAGAGCGGACGGCATGCACGTACTCTGCGCGCCGTCCGCTCCCGCGCGCTACCGAATCCGTGCGTGGGAATTTTTGTCTGCGCTCATTGCCTGGGCCGCTGCTCCTGGCGCTGCTACTGGCCCGGTTTCTCCTGCCGCCTCAGCCATCCCGCCAGCCAGGGCAACTTCTGTTCCAGCTTCTCGCGGCGGCCCGCGCTGTTCCAGTACCGACTCGCCCAGCCTCCGATGTTGCGCTGCTTGCCGCGCGCGACGGCCATCGCGCCCTCCGGCACGTCGTCGTGAATCGCGCTGCCCCCGGCGATAAAGGCGGCGTCGCCCACCACCCGCGGCGCGAGCAGCGTGGTGTTCGAGCCGATAAACACGCCCGCGCCGATGGTGCTCTGGTGTTTGTTCACCCCGTCGAAGTTGGCGACGATGGTGCCGGCCCCGACGTTGGTCTCCTCCCCGATGGTCACGTCGCCGAGGTAGGCGAGGTGCCCGGCCTTGACTCCGGAAGCGAGGCGCGCGTTTTTCGTCTCCACGAAGTTGCCGATGTGGACGCCGCCTGCGAGCACGCTGCCGGGCCGCAGCCGCGCGAAGGGACCGACCTCGCTCCCAGCCCCCACCCGCGCGCCTTCGAGGACGCTGTGGGGCTTGATGACGACCCCCTCTTCAATCACGCTGTCCGTGACCACCGAGTACGCGCCGATGGTGACCCCCTCGGCCACCCGCGTCGCGCCGCGCAGAATCACGCCGGGCTCGACCGTCACGTCGCGCGCGAGCTGCACGGTGTCCTCGATCAGGATGGTTTCCGGCAGCGAGAGGCTCACCCCGGCGCGCAGGTGCTCCCCCTGGATGCGGCGCTGCAAGATGCGTTCGAGCTCGGTCAGGCCGACGCGGTCGTTGGCGCCGAGCACCTCCTGTGGATCATCGAGGCGGAAGGCGCGGACGTGCGCGCCCTGGGCGTGATAGAGCCCGAGCAGGTCGGTGAGGTAGTACTCCCCGGAGGCGTTGGTGTTGCCGATCTCGCGCGCGAGCTCCGGCGCCTGCGCGTCGAACACGTAGACGCCGCTGTTGAACTCGCGGATGGCGCGTTCGGCGGGCGTGGCGTCTTTCTGC is a genomic window containing:
- a CDS encoding DNA-3-methyladenine glycosylase 2; translated protein: MPSALTRAQMLDRMFAADPAYDGIFITGVVSTGIYCLPSCRARKPKPQNVEFYPGPREALAAGLRACRRCRPDECYAGRFPDEERLSVLSGRPVSDWPSVGELARALKVGPSKLHELFREHFHQTPAEWLARRRVEEARALLLAEPERTIAGIAFEVGFGSLSTFGAQFRRLSALTPHAYRSLPDSAQFRLTLPGDYPARRVLLDLGRDPHASTARVEGQRLTFSLDLGNGPDCIDGPGWAQVDLNPGAARVTLPGAAGPGAARVHRALLRVLGLESSPTRFQVAAQALPGWSPLVKDAPGLRLPLTPSRFDGLVWAVLGQGVGFAQACCLRRRLLECLGPALPCGLYPLPQPAQVAALSPDTLRGLGLTRARASSLQALAAAVAAGRLDLDRLAQSPWPQVERALLALPGFGPWAAGYALLRAFGAADAWPTGDAALARSWQTRRGLPRRPTATELTAACAPLRPHRALAAFYLWQADRTAGPDWSRP
- the glmU gene encoding bifunctional UDP-N-acetylglucosamine diphosphorylase/glucosamine-1-phosphate N-acetyltransferase GlmU; translated protein: MTEHSRPLDVLILAAGQGTRMKSNLPKVLHPVAGRPMVAWAVKAAFELGARRTVVVTGHGAERVEAALAGSDVTFARQTQQLGTGHAFLCGAAALPQPEPGAGADILVLYGDTPLLRTETLRALVESHRTQGSAMTVLTGELPDATGYGRIVRGEGGEVERIVEQKDATPAERAIREFNSGVYVFDAQAPELAREIGNTNASGEYYLTDLLGLYHAQGAHVRAFRLDDPQEVLGANDRVGLTELERILQRRIQGEHLRAGVSLSLPETILIEDTVQLARDVTVEPGVILRGATRVAEGVTIGAYSVVTDSVIEEGVVIKPHSVLEGARVGAGSEVGPFARLRPGSVLAGGVHIGNFVETKNARLASGVKAGHLAYLGDVTIGEETNVGAGTIVANFDGVNKHQSTIGAGVFIGSNTTLLAPRVVGDAAFIAGGSAIHDDVPEGAMAVARGKQRNIGGWASRYWNSAGRREKLEQKLPWLAGWLRRQEKPGQ